In the genome of Bacteroidales bacterium, the window CCATTTTTATCGATAATCGTTCTGTCGGTGCCGTATGCAGTACCTGGAACTACAAAAGGCTGCATAGTATCGGCAGGAGCAAAATGAACGCTATCTAGTTTTATGAGTGTACTAATATCGTTAAGAGTAAAGTCAGAAATGTTCATCACTCTTGGTGCTGGAGGATTACCCGGAAAACTATCTTTAAAAATGTATGTGCTAAATAAGGTTGAAGGTATATAACTTAGTGAACCGGAGTTGCTATAGCCAATTTGAGGTACTCCTTTATAATTGCCCATGTATAAGCCTTTACATTTTATATAAATTCTTTGTCCTAGTTTGTAAATGTTATAAATTTCTTTTTGATCGAGTTTTATATTAATTCCGCCGGTTCCATCTTCAATATATAATGATTTATAAATATTTCCAGCTTTATCGCTCGAAATAACAACTCCTTTTATGATAATATCTTTGGTGATTAAAACAGGAGAGGCTGAATGGAGCGAATCTCTGTAATATTGATTAAGTTCAGCAATGGTCATATTCGCTTTAAAATCTACAGTTGGCATTACAACTGGAGGTTGTTCAAAATCGCCTTTTATACAGCTTTGGAATGAAATTATTCCTGTTACGAATAATATGATTATGATATATTGTTTTAAATTTTTCATAATTCAATAATTTTAATGTTAAAATCTGAAAGTTACCATTAAGAAATAAGTTCTACCGTACGCATAGAAATATTTAGGAGGAAATTTATTGATGTTGTGATTTTCGTTATCGTATCGCATTTGTTCATAACCTCCGCTAATTAAGTCTGTTTTGTTTAGTACATTATTTACATTAGCATTGAGTGCAATGTAATAATTGCCAATTTTCCACGATTTGCCTAAAGATAAATCTAAGGTATAGCCACCTTTAAGTTTTTGTTGCTCGGTTATTGTTTTAATCAAAGGGTCGCCGGGTCCTAAGTTAGCGATGGCATTGGTAGTGCGACGGCTGGGGGCAAATTCGAGGTAGTTTTTGTCGAATAAATTAAAATTAACGCTTGCAAACCAATATTTTGCATTTCTGTATTTTATACCAAGGCTTCCGGCATTTTGAAAACCTGAAACATAAAAATATTTTTGATAGATGGTTTCAATCGTATCAGGTTTGGAACCATTGTCGTATGAAAGCGTTGCTTCTGGATTCGAGGTGTAAACATAATTTCCTATATTATAGGCTCCAATTAAAGAAAAGTCGGAATTGATTTTAATTTCTGCTCCAATTTCAATACCTTGATGTACTTTATCAATACCTTGCATTTGGATATTTACAAATGTTTGGTAGCTGTCGTCGTAGTAGCTCCTTATATCGGTTTGATTGTTGAAGTAGGTTTGATAAGCTGTAATTTTAAATGTACTATGGATACCACGATAAAAATACGAAGCATCGCCCGATATAATATTTTCTTGAACTAGATTTTTAGCAATTCTATCGGATGTACGGGCGTTGATAAAAGCGTTTTCGGCTAAAGGAGGATTGGTAAGGTATGCTACATTAGCGATGATAAAATGACGACCCGATATTTTGTAGGTAGCACCTGTTTTTATGGCATAATGAATGAATGAGTTTACACTACCTTTACCGTATGATTGTTCGGGGAAGCGACCGTTTTTCATATAACCATAACGCCAAAATGAAGTAGTAGAACCTTGAGCTTGAACATAATAATCGATTTTGTTTAATTTCTGACTAAAAAGTATCCAAGCATTATGATTATAGTAATGAATATTGTAATTATATCCAAAAATATCGCCTACTTTTACATGTTTACCGGGGTTATTCAAGTCGTTTTCGAGCATTGTATTATTCGATGGAAAATCGCGTTCTGCAAATTGGTCAACATCGAGCCAATAGTTGGCTCCTAATAAATCGTTGACGGTTTTGAAATAATGCGTTTTACCCATAATGCCATTCAAACCACCCGAAAGTGTTGTGTTTTCTTTTAAATTATAGGTTAAATAGCTATTGTACGAAGCTTGATTATTATCTTTTCGTTGTTCTTCAACAATATAGTGGGCAGGTTCGCCGGCAGCATTAGCTAAATAATTCATTTGGTATAAATTGTCCCAATTGATTTGATAAACGCTTGGGCTTGATGTCCAATATTGAGTGGTGTAGTTATATCCATAAGGATCGGTAGTGTCGCCTGCAATTTTTTGATAGCTTGGTAAATAGCGATAATAATCGGGACGAGGGTCGTTGGCATTGTACCAGTTTATGGCGGTTGTTCCGTAGCGACCGAATTGATAGCCTAAAGTAGTGGTTAAGCTTAATTGATCGTTGATTTGGTATTTATCGTAAATCAATCCCATGGGCTGGTGAACATTGCGAACTTTTGCATTTCTAATGATGCCATCTTGATAGCCCCAGTTAGGATTATAATAATTTGAACCAATTAGATCGTAGCATTCTTGGGTAGCTGGAGCCTGCATAGCTCTTTTGTAAGGCGATCCAAAGAATGTTAAAGCGGTACTATGTTTATCGTTCCATTTTTTTTCGGCACTGGCAAAATACGAATAAGCATCGTACCATGTGCCTTTTACGTAACCTTTTTCGGCATAGCGTTTTGATAAACTGATAGCATAAGCCCAACCTTTATCGTTGAAGCCGGTGGCGTATGTGTACATAATGCGATGGGTATAAGAGCGATTGGAAAAGGCATACGATAAGTTATTTTGTTTGCGAATGCTACCAGCGTTGACAAATATATTGGTA includes:
- a CDS encoding TonB-dependent receptor; translation: MKNFLITVFLLAGSIISNAQNGTIKAKFVDKDKKTPISALPVWLNTSKFITNENGEMAVSVPYGNYILVVSADEFETFTQKIELNAVEFDAGTIEIAVKAVNQSDVAPIDEQSIASDDIDDKSNQNINGLLHSTSDPFTNAASYNLSAANFRIRGYDASHIAIYMNGLPMNDLENGRATYSEWGGLNNVTRNKVFSHGIDATHYAFGNIGGSTNIFVNAGSIRKQNNLSYAFSNRSYTHRIMYTYATGFNDKGWAYAISLSKRYAEKGYVKGTWYDAYSYFASAEKKWNDKHSTALTFFGSPYKRAMQAPATQECYDLIGSNYYNPNWGYQDGIIRNAKVRNVHQPMGLIYDKYQINDQLSLTTTLGYQFGRYGTTAINWYNANDPRPDYYRYLPSYQKIAGDTTDPYGYNYTTQYWTSSPSVYQINWDNLYQMNYLANAAGEPAHYIVEEQRKDNNQASYNSYLTYNLKENTTLSGGLNGIMGKTHYFKTVNDLLGANYWLDVDQFAERDFPSNNTMLENDLNNPGKHVKVGDIFGYNYNIHYYNHNAWILFSQKLNKIDYYVQAQGSTTSFWRYGYMKNGRFPEQSYGKGSVNSFIHYAIKTGATYKISGRHFIIANVAYLTNPPLAENAFINARTSDRIAKNLVQENIISGDASYFYRGIHSTFKITAYQTYFNNQTDIRSYYDDSYQTFVNIQMQGIDKVHQGIEIGAEIKINSDFSLIGAYNIGNYVYTSNPEATLSYDNGSKPDTIETIYQKYFYVSGFQNAGSLGIKYRNAKYWFASVNFNLFDKNYLEFAPSRRTTNAIANLGPGDPLIKTITEQQKLKGGYTLDLSLGKSWKIGNYYIALNANVNNVLNKTDLISGGYEQMRYDNENHNINKFPPKYFYAYGRTYFLMVTFRF